From the genome of Roseibium sp. Sym1, one region includes:
- a CDS encoding TolC family protein: MRALAVKPILFALTASVLAGCVSPEQIASYSEQQPGFQQVSSGTSLRSRNKETVWIQNADQAKAVSDRVRTLVHKKTISADTAVQVALLNNRGLQASYAALGMSAAEAWQETMLENPVVSVGFLGLAHPEIGGLRTIESTIAANLLSLATQKQRVDIADTRFRQAQAVAIGDTLSLAGETRRAWIDAVAAFETVAYLNQAQVAADAASQLAQKLGETGAMPKAGQAREHAFYSELTGQKAEARLAATLAKERLTRLMGLWGQDVQYFVPDSLPGLPKAPRGNPSIEADALRNRIDLQVAKLELEAVAKSYRLTEATRYVTDLELIAGVEAEREVETEYELEGGELEEKSKSKTIVTPQIELEFAIPIFDSGKARQRKAEYAYMQAANKLAEKAVNIRSEARSAYTAFKSSHEIARHYRDAVLPLRKAVEEEGLLTYNGMITNTFDLLADTRARVDTQLLAVNARKNFWLADADLAAATFGGGMGGGTEGSEPMRTASAEGGGH; this comes from the coding sequence ATGAGGGCTTTGGCTGTCAAACCAATCCTTTTCGCTTTAACTGCGAGCGTGCTGGCCGGATGTGTTTCCCCGGAGCAGATTGCCTCCTATTCCGAACAGCAGCCGGGATTTCAGCAAGTGTCTTCCGGCACCTCCTTACGATCACGCAACAAGGAAACCGTCTGGATCCAGAATGCGGATCAGGCGAAGGCCGTCTCTGACAGGGTCCGTACCCTCGTGCACAAGAAGACGATCAGCGCGGATACCGCCGTTCAGGTCGCGCTACTAAACAATCGCGGCCTTCAGGCTTCCTATGCGGCCCTTGGCATGAGCGCCGCGGAGGCCTGGCAGGAGACGATGCTGGAGAACCCGGTCGTTTCCGTCGGGTTCCTCGGTCTCGCTCATCCGGAGATCGGCGGGCTGCGCACAATCGAAAGCACGATTGCGGCCAACCTCTTGTCGCTTGCGACCCAGAAACAGCGGGTCGACATCGCAGATACCAGGTTCCGTCAGGCTCAGGCAGTCGCGATCGGCGATACGCTTTCGCTTGCGGGTGAAACCAGGCGGGCCTGGATAGATGCCGTCGCTGCCTTCGAGACAGTTGCCTACCTCAATCAGGCGCAGGTTGCGGCGGATGCGGCATCGCAGCTTGCACAGAAACTGGGCGAGACCGGGGCAATGCCCAAGGCTGGGCAGGCACGTGAACATGCCTTCTATTCCGAACTGACCGGCCAGAAGGCCGAAGCACGCCTGGCTGCGACCCTTGCAAAGGAACGGCTGACGCGCCTGATGGGGCTGTGGGGACAGGACGTGCAGTATTTCGTGCCCGACAGCTTGCCGGGTCTGCCGAAGGCGCCGCGCGGCAATCCGTCGATCGAGGCCGATGCACTCCGAAACCGGATCGATCTCCAGGTCGCGAAGCTTGAGCTCGAGGCCGTTGCCAAAAGCTACCGCCTGACGGAAGCAACCAGATACGTCACAGATCTGGAATTGATCGCGGGCGTTGAGGCAGAGAGGGAAGTCGAGACCGAGTATGAACTCGAAGGCGGCGAACTGGAGGAAAAGTCCAAGTCCAAGACCATCGTCACGCCCCAGATCGAGCTGGAATTTGCCATCCCGATCTTCGATAGCGGTAAGGCGAGACAGCGCAAGGCGGAATACGCCTACATGCAGGCGGCCAACAAGCTTGCCGAGAAGGCCGTGAATATCCGGTCCGAAGCAAGGTCGGCTTACACTGCCTTCAAATCCTCACACGAGATCGCCCGCCACTATCGCGATGCGGTGCTGCCTCTGCGCAAGGCGGTCGAGGAAGAAGGTCTGCTGACCTACAACGGCATGATCACCAACACCTTCGATCTGCTTGCGGACACCAGAGCGCGTGTCGACACCCAGCTTCTTGCCGTCAACGCGCGCAAGAACTTCTGGCTCGCCGACGCCGACCTTGCGGCAGCTACCTTTGGCGGTGGAATGGGCGGGGGTACTGAAGGCTCCGAGCCGATGAGAACCGCATCTGCGGAAGGGGGCGGACACTGA
- a CDS encoding multicopper oxidase family protein, with protein MMNRRQLLGAGAGGAALVSTAAWAKTSNMGLPEAALMDGPSTQAPKAPDTGVPYNPVVTLNGWTLPFRMNNGVKEFHLVAEPVERELAEGMTAYLWGYNGQSIGPTIEAIEGDRVRIYVTNKLPEHTSVHWHGLILPSGMDGVGGLSHPGIPPGKTFVYEFDLVKSGTFMYHPHADEMVQMAMGMMGFFIVHPKDPSFMPVDRDFLIMLNAFDIDPGSYVPKVMTMTDFNLWTWNSRIFPDIDPLVVSKNDRVRVRVGNLTMTNHPIHMHGYDFEVTCTDGGWVRPEARWPEVSIDIPVGAMRAYEFDAVHLGDWAIHCHKSHHTMNAMGHDVPTFIGADKSALTHKIRLVQPEYMPMGTNGMAEMAEMAMPIPDNTVPMMAGWGPHGPLEMGGMFSVVKVREGISAGDYSDPGWYENPPGTEAWEWTGALPEHAKAESPDTQLNPANSIVSDRG; from the coding sequence ATGATGAACAGACGTCAACTTCTTGGAGCGGGCGCCGGCGGAGCCGCGCTCGTTTCCACCGCCGCCTGGGCGAAGACATCCAACATGGGGCTGCCGGAAGCCGCCCTCATGGACGGCCCGTCGACACAGGCGCCTAAGGCACCAGACACGGGAGTGCCTTACAATCCCGTGGTTACCCTGAACGGTTGGACGCTGCCCTTCCGAATGAACAACGGCGTGAAGGAGTTCCATCTGGTTGCAGAACCTGTGGAGCGTGAACTGGCGGAGGGGATGACGGCCTATCTCTGGGGCTACAACGGCCAGTCAATCGGCCCGACCATAGAGGCGATCGAGGGAGACCGGGTCCGGATCTATGTGACCAACAAGCTGCCCGAGCACACATCGGTGCACTGGCACGGTCTCATTCTGCCATCGGGCATGGATGGCGTCGGTGGTCTGTCCCATCCCGGCATCCCGCCAGGAAAGACCTTCGTCTACGAGTTCGATCTCGTGAAATCCGGCACCTTCATGTACCATCCCCATGCCGACGAGATGGTCCAGATGGCCATGGGCATGATGGGGTTTTTCATCGTGCATCCGAAGGACCCGTCCTTCATGCCGGTGGACCGCGATTTCCTGATCATGCTCAACGCGTTTGATATCGACCCGGGGTCCTATGTGCCAAAGGTCATGACCATGACCGACTTCAATCTGTGGACCTGGAACAGTCGGATCTTCCCTGACATCGATCCGCTGGTCGTGTCAAAGAATGACCGGGTGCGGGTGCGTGTTGGCAATCTCACCATGACCAACCACCCGATTCACATGCATGGTTACGACTTTGAGGTCACCTGCACCGACGGCGGTTGGGTGCGCCCGGAAGCCCGTTGGCCGGAAGTCTCAATCGACATCCCGGTTGGAGCGATGCGTGCCTATGAGTTCGATGCCGTGCATCTGGGCGACTGGGCGATCCACTGCCACAAGTCGCACCACACGATGAATGCCATGGGCCATGACGTTCCGACCTTCATCGGGGCGGACAAGTCCGCGCTCACCCACAAGATCCGTCTGGTCCAGCCTGAATATATGCCCATGGGCACCAACGGCATGGCGGAAATGGCGGAAATGGCCATGCCGATCCCCGACAACACCGTGCCGATGATGGCCGGGTGGGGACCGCATGGCCCGCTTGAAATGGGCGGGATGTTCTCGGTGGTGAAGGTTCGCGAGGGAATTTCCGCCGGCGATTACAGCGATCCCGGCTGGTACGAGAACCCTCCGGGCACCGAGGCCTGGGAATGGACCGGCGCCCTACCGGAACACGCAAAGGCAGAAAGTCCTGACACCCAACTCAATCCGGCAAACTCAATCGTAAGCGACCGCGGATGA
- a CDS encoding cupredoxin domain-containing protein: MSTTVALALTSAAWAGGSHTGGHSDGHEGSHGHVEEMAVGQPGERKRVTRVVHVELKETDDGMTIEPGSLVVKKGETILFSIKNTGEIEHEFVLDTLEKNHEHKELMAKFPEMEHDDPNSVRLDSGEQAEIVWSFTNAGKFEFACLIPGHYESGMHGEITVKKNIRPSS, translated from the coding sequence ATGTCCACTACAGTCGCGCTTGCCCTCACGAGTGCCGCGTGGGCGGGAGGCAGTCATACGGGTGGCCACTCTGATGGCCACGAAGGTTCCCACGGACATGTAGAAGAAATGGCCGTTGGTCAGCCCGGAGAGCGGAAGCGGGTGACCCGCGTCGTGCATGTCGAGCTGAAAGAAACCGATGATGGAATGACCATCGAGCCAGGATCTCTCGTCGTAAAAAAAGGCGAAACGATCCTGTTCAGTATAAAGAATACGGGAGAAATCGAGCACGAATTTGTGCTTGATACTCTTGAGAAGAACCATGAGCACAAAGAACTCATGGCTAAATTCCCTGAAATGGAACACGACGATCCGAATTCGGTGAGGCTGGATTCCGGCGAACAGGCAGAAATTGTCTGGTCCTTCACCAACGCTGGAAAATTCGAGTTCGCTTGCCTCATTCCAGGTCACTACGAGTCCGGAATGCACGGTGAGATCACCGTCAAAAAGAACATTCGTCCTTCAAGCTGA
- a CDS encoding copper-binding protein encodes MKHILTISLAVFLAVAGITSTFATEFTKGTVKKIDLKGGKITIIHEELKNLEMPAMTMVFVAKEEGMLSDLSEGSQIEFIADRVAGKLTVIEIKK; translated from the coding sequence ATGAAACACATTCTCACTATCTCGCTCGCGGTTTTTCTGGCAGTTGCCGGCATAACCAGCACCTTCGCGACCGAATTCACAAAAGGTACGGTCAAGAAAATCGACCTCAAGGGTGGAAAAATTACCATCATTCATGAGGAGCTAAAGAACCTTGAAATGCCTGCAATGACCATGGTCTTCGTCGCGAAAGAAGAAGGCATGCTCTCTGATCTGTCAGAGGGCAGTCAAATCGAATTCATCGCGGATAGGGTTGCGGGAAAACTGACTGTCATTGAAATAAAGAAATAG
- a CDS encoding adenylate/guanylate cyclase domain-containing protein — protein MRKECNNVSLIRVDTTREIRWNAFRIVAFGIITVNLFLESSHHNITAYSIVAFTYFLTTVTAIITSLYRPRWRNATMIYILIDAILVSFVLYSNLLDIEMSGDHNLTTTSLVIPFILLNHVALRQDRKRVVLFSSIVFVAWLGILIVQSIWHHNLGTVSFFSSLFNKDLGLAVSFGFTSLAVYLFTAELQATKVLALQSDKMRLNLSRFFSPQLATTLQEKGSGLELIPSHAAVMFIDIRGFTRISETIAPETLAKILAEYRQIASRSIFNNGGVVDKFTGDGILAVFGIPKETYDDCDRALACALEISSSLDSWFLGMEKFVGQKLSIGIGLHFGGILSGVVRSGHHDEFTVLGDTVNVAHRLERITKDHAASIVVSMDLVHALKFGFPSQQFMQLKGTKLPGRDARLDILYLPRAKTQ, from the coding sequence TTGAGAAAGGAGTGCAACAACGTATCGTTAATCAGAGTAGATACTACCCGGGAGATCCGTTGGAACGCGTTTCGCATTGTTGCCTTCGGAATTATCACGGTAAACCTGTTTCTTGAAAGTTCGCATCATAATATTACCGCTTATTCAATTGTTGCCTTTACCTATTTTCTTACTACGGTGACCGCCATAATTACCAGCCTTTACCGGCCAAGATGGCGCAATGCAACCATGATTTACATTTTAATTGATGCTATTTTGGTTTCGTTTGTACTTTATAGTAATTTGCTTGATATTGAAATGTCAGGAGACCACAATCTGACAACCACGAGCCTTGTAATTCCCTTTATTTTGCTAAACCATGTTGCTCTTCGTCAGGATCGAAAACGAGTTGTCCTTTTTTCATCCATAGTCTTCGTTGCATGGCTGGGAATATTGATTGTTCAGTCAATCTGGCATCACAATTTGGGGACGGTGTCCTTTTTCAGTAGTTTGTTTAACAAGGACCTGGGGTTGGCTGTAAGTTTTGGCTTCACCTCGTTAGCAGTTTACCTTTTTACAGCGGAGTTGCAGGCAACCAAGGTGCTGGCTCTTCAGTCTGACAAGATGCGCCTGAATCTATCCAGGTTTTTCTCGCCACAGTTGGCGACAACGCTACAGGAAAAAGGTAGCGGTCTAGAACTCATACCTAGTCATGCAGCAGTCATGTTTATTGATATTCGCGGCTTTACACGGATATCGGAAACTATTGCGCCGGAAACCTTGGCGAAAATTTTGGCGGAGTACAGACAGATCGCATCTCGGTCAATTTTCAACAACGGTGGTGTAGTCGACAAGTTTACCGGGGATGGAATTCTCGCGGTCTTTGGAATTCCGAAGGAAACTTATGATGATTGCGATAGGGCTCTGGCATGCGCACTTGAGATTTCAAGCTCGCTTGATAGTTGGTTCCTCGGAATGGAAAAATTTGTGGGGCAAAAGCTTTCAATCGGAATTGGGTTGCATTTTGGCGGCATTCTAAGTGGTGTCGTGAGGAGTGGGCACCATGATGAATTTACAGTTCTTGGAGACACTGTGAACGTGGCTCATCGATTAGAGCGAATTACCAAGGACCACGCTGCATCGATCGTCGTATCGATGGATTTGGTACATGCGTTGAAATTCGGTTTCCCATCCCAACAATTCATGCAGTTGAAAGGCACCAAACTGCCAGGACGGGATGCAAGACTGGATATATTGTACTTACCTAGAGCAAAGACACAGTAG
- a CDS encoding protein-disulfide reductase DsbD family protein, whose product MELKMSMFKQQFGVLTVLTVVVGLGTMFFDNARAATSETISKPAVSARLITVQDGVAGGMSTLSAGIQIELNKGWKTYWRSPGEVGIPPQVDWSASQNVKNVRFEWPAPERFTAFGIENFGYKGEVVFPLQINLERPGEATLLSANVSLLVCSDVCVPETLHLSLLLSPGTGIDRVSGSLIAKYADKIPLEGAETSITEAAAFLDENRTELVINLVATELFQDPDVFPELGSGIALGKPDIRLGDGKKRLWARFPVLSFEETAFRHTSLTITDGQERAVTVSPKMVSAVPAPPFSMAALAPGVDEVAWIALIAFIGGLILNVMPCVLPVLSIKLSSALKHQGRNMQSVRGGFLAAAFGVMIFVWGLAGALFALQRMGIAVGWGLQFQNPVFLAFMAVVLVVFTANLFGLFEISLPTSIQSWLSTKGTGRGYWADFLTGLFGAVLATPCSAPFLGTAVAFALAGRGLDILIVFTSLGLGLAVPYLVVAALPGLVNVLPKPGRWMVYLKFLLGLMLGGTVLWLLLVLKGVAGFPASVAVWLFATALVFVLSWRRSAFWIRLIAGGTLASLALAAPVALSQAQQKAPHELPALKWVQFDRGEIARLVSRGQVVFVDVTADWCITCKANKALVIERDPVLSALGTENVTAMQADWTRPDEGISRYLASFGRFGIPFNAVYGPSAPQGIVLSELLTSSEIIDALRIAKGSSIGFNLRQNERSNSK is encoded by the coding sequence TTGGAACTCAAAATGTCGATGTTTAAGCAGCAATTCGGTGTGTTGACGGTCTTAACTGTTGTCGTTGGTCTAGGAACTATGTTCTTTGACAACGCGAGAGCTGCGACTTCCGAGACCATCTCGAAGCCAGCGGTAAGTGCCAGGCTTATCACGGTTCAAGATGGTGTTGCTGGTGGTATGTCTACGCTTTCTGCCGGCATTCAGATTGAACTGAATAAAGGTTGGAAGACGTATTGGCGCTCTCCGGGCGAGGTCGGTATTCCGCCTCAGGTTGATTGGTCTGCGTCTCAAAACGTAAAAAACGTTCGTTTCGAATGGCCGGCGCCTGAGCGTTTCACGGCATTTGGTATCGAAAACTTCGGATATAAAGGCGAGGTCGTTTTTCCACTTCAGATAAATTTGGAGCGACCTGGAGAAGCAACCCTCCTGTCGGCCAATGTCTCGCTTCTGGTCTGTTCAGATGTTTGTGTACCTGAAACTCTTCATTTATCCCTACTACTATCACCAGGAACAGGTATTGACCGCGTCTCGGGCTCCCTCATTGCCAAGTATGCTGACAAGATTCCGCTTGAAGGTGCCGAGACAAGTATCACGGAGGCCGCTGCATTTCTGGATGAGAACCGCACTGAGTTGGTTATCAACTTGGTGGCTACGGAGCTATTTCAAGATCCAGATGTTTTTCCCGAACTGGGCTCCGGAATAGCGCTTGGAAAACCGGATATCCGTCTGGGAGACGGGAAAAAAAGGCTCTGGGCGCGTTTTCCCGTTCTCTCTTTTGAAGAAACTGCCTTTCGTCATACGTCACTAACAATTACGGACGGGCAGGAGCGTGCCGTCACCGTATCGCCAAAAATGGTATCAGCTGTTCCTGCGCCCCCATTCAGTATGGCGGCGCTTGCCCCTGGTGTCGATGAAGTGGCCTGGATTGCTTTGATCGCCTTCATTGGCGGATTGATCCTGAATGTCATGCCGTGCGTTTTGCCGGTTCTTTCGATTAAGTTGTCCTCGGCGTTGAAGCATCAGGGTCGGAATATGCAGTCAGTCAGAGGCGGCTTTCTTGCAGCTGCCTTCGGCGTAATGATTTTCGTTTGGGGACTTGCCGGCGCACTTTTTGCGTTGCAGCGCATGGGTATTGCTGTTGGTTGGGGGCTCCAGTTTCAAAATCCCGTCTTCCTTGCCTTCATGGCAGTCGTACTTGTCGTTTTCACCGCCAATCTGTTTGGTCTATTCGAAATCTCGCTTCCAACCTCCATACAAAGCTGGCTCTCTACCAAAGGGACGGGCAGAGGATATTGGGCTGACTTTCTGACGGGGCTGTTCGGTGCTGTCCTGGCTACGCCCTGTTCGGCTCCGTTTCTGGGGACAGCCGTCGCCTTTGCGCTCGCTGGACGCGGGCTCGATATTCTAATCGTATTCACAAGTCTGGGATTGGGGTTGGCGGTACCCTATCTGGTCGTTGCGGCTTTACCTGGATTGGTCAACGTTCTTCCAAAGCCAGGACGATGGATGGTCTATCTGAAGTTTTTGCTCGGACTCATGCTGGGCGGAACAGTTCTTTGGTTGCTCTTGGTTCTGAAAGGTGTTGCAGGCTTCCCGGCATCAGTTGCCGTTTGGTTATTTGCGACTGCGCTGGTTTTCGTGCTGTCTTGGCGGCGGAGCGCATTTTGGATCCGGCTGATCGCCGGTGGAACTCTGGCTAGCCTGGCGTTAGCCGCCCCCGTTGCGCTTTCACAGGCACAACAAAAGGCGCCTCACGAGCTTCCAGCTTTGAAATGGGTCCAATTCGACCGGGGAGAAATTGCACGTCTGGTTTCTCGGGGACAGGTGGTCTTTGTGGATGTGACGGCAGATTGGTGCATTACGTGTAAAGCAAACAAGGCTCTGGTCATCGAACGTGATCCTGTGCTTTCTGCTCTTGGAACGGAAAACGTTACCGCGATGCAGGCGGACTGGACGCGGCCCGACGAAGGGATTTCCCGCTACCTTGCGTCGTTCGGCCGATTTGGCATTCCCTTTAATGCAGTTTACGGACCGAGCGCTCCGCAAGGGATCGTGTTATCGGAACTGCTCACCTCGTCGGAGATCATAGATGCTCTCAGGATTGCGAAGGGTTCTTCTATCGGGTTTAATCTCCGTCAGAATGAAAGGTCTAATTCCAAGTAG
- the lgt gene encoding prolipoprotein diacylglyceryl transferase, with protein MQIAAIPFPEISPELFSIEIGTFRFALRWYALAYIAGILIGWRLCVSLIRNAKLWRPGNPPMTSAQFEDLMIWIVLGVILGGRLGFILFYQPAFYLQNPLEILKVWQGGMSFHGGFLGVSIAVLVYCIRYRFPFFSITDLLALAAPIGLFFGRVANFINNELWGRPTEVWWGVVFPGELAQSCPGIEGLCARHPSQLYEAVLEGIVLGGLLLYLALKHGSLKRPGALTGVFLTGYGIARSLVELFRQPDAQFITLGNPIGHVLHFETWGVTMGQLLSLPMVMVGLGLICMRPRGHHASVS; from the coding sequence ATGCAGATTGCGGCGATTCCCTTCCCGGAAATCAGCCCGGAACTTTTTTCGATTGAAATCGGCACCTTCAGATTTGCGCTACGTTGGTACGCTCTTGCTTATATTGCCGGTATCCTGATCGGCTGGCGTCTATGCGTTTCCTTGATCCGTAACGCCAAGCTTTGGCGACCCGGGAATCCCCCCATGACATCGGCGCAATTCGAAGATCTCATGATTTGGATCGTGCTCGGTGTCATACTGGGCGGGCGCCTTGGCTTCATCTTATTTTACCAGCCTGCATTCTATCTGCAGAACCCGCTTGAAATTCTGAAAGTGTGGCAAGGTGGAATGTCATTTCACGGCGGCTTTCTGGGCGTATCGATAGCAGTGCTCGTCTACTGCATCCGCTATCGCTTCCCGTTTTTCTCGATCACTGACCTTTTGGCGCTAGCCGCCCCTATCGGATTGTTTTTCGGCCGAGTTGCAAACTTCATAAATAATGAACTTTGGGGACGGCCGACGGAGGTTTGGTGGGGTGTCGTTTTTCCGGGAGAACTGGCACAGAGTTGTCCAGGCATAGAAGGTCTTTGCGCCCGTCACCCTTCCCAGCTTTACGAGGCTGTTCTCGAAGGCATCGTTCTGGGCGGATTGTTGCTGTATCTGGCTTTGAAACACGGCTCGTTGAAACGGCCTGGGGCCCTAACGGGCGTATTTCTGACCGGCTACGGAATCGCAAGGAGCTTGGTTGAACTTTTCCGGCAACCGGACGCGCAATTTATCACTCTTGGAAATCCGATCGGGCACGTTCTACATTTCGAAACTTGGGGCGTTACCATGGGACAATTGCTGTCACTACCAATGGTCATGGTTGGTCTTGGTTTAATCTGTATGCGGCCTCGTGGGCATCATGCGTCAGTCTCCTAG
- a CDS encoding YncE family protein: MKRNTVLRLLTASSLITLSIGVAFSQTVYIPEGSSNSVSVVDVKSGSVVGRFTNVEAAHGLSVVKHKKTLVAGSLSEIGDEAVDESKPDTITKEDHAAHHSSSKKQAGTPVGAGKSLLSFLNLETGEVVRKVEVPGAVHHVAVSPDERFAVATHPSNDGISIIDLSTFELKTFVPTGGNPNYLAFGGEPGSVYVSNAGNGTISEVDLDRGIVRRNMLVGQSPEHMAADRSSGKLYVADPTVGQVFELALNTGNIQRTFDIGGDIHGLDLTNDQQRLLVSVTDEDKMASVDLVSGDIITVSLSPAPYHLTTVRGTDRAFVSSRAEPFVWVVDLSDLSIADKIAIKGEGHQMFSLR, translated from the coding sequence ATGAAACGTAATACTGTTCTTCGTCTCCTGACAGCATCATCCCTCATTACACTTTCCATCGGAGTTGCCTTTTCGCAAACGGTCTACATTCCCGAGGGTAGTTCGAATTCCGTGTCGGTTGTGGATGTAAAAAGCGGATCTGTGGTGGGTCGGTTCACAAATGTCGAAGCTGCGCACGGGCTTTCGGTGGTAAAACACAAAAAAACTCTTGTTGCCGGTAGTCTTTCGGAAATTGGCGATGAAGCTGTTGATGAAAGCAAACCCGATACAATTACGAAAGAGGATCATGCAGCGCATCATTCATCCTCAAAGAAACAGGCAGGCACTCCGGTCGGGGCAGGCAAAAGCCTATTGAGCTTTCTGAATTTGGAGACCGGCGAGGTCGTGCGAAAGGTCGAAGTCCCAGGGGCTGTGCATCACGTTGCGGTTTCTCCCGATGAACGCTTCGCTGTTGCAACTCACCCGTCAAACGATGGCATATCGATCATCGATCTGTCCACTTTTGAACTAAAGACTTTTGTTCCAACAGGTGGCAACCCAAACTACCTGGCATTTGGTGGTGAGCCGGGTTCGGTCTACGTGTCAAATGCCGGCAACGGAACAATCAGTGAAGTCGATCTGGACCGTGGCATCGTTCGGCGAAACATGCTGGTCGGCCAGTCTCCGGAACATATGGCTGCAGATAGGTCATCTGGGAAACTTTATGTTGCCGACCCCACTGTCGGACAAGTGTTTGAATTGGCACTCAATACAGGCAACATTCAGCGTACCTTTGATATTGGCGGCGATATTCACGGTCTTGATCTGACGAACGACCAACAACGATTGCTTGTCAGCGTTACCGACGAGGACAAGATGGCGTCAGTCGATCTGGTCTCCGGAGACATTATCACAGTTTCCTTGTCACCTGCCCCCTATCATTTGACCACTGTAAGGGGGACGGATCGCGCCTTCGTTTCGTCAAGAGCCGAGCCCTTTGTCTGGGTTGTCGATCTGTCCGATCTGAGTATCGCAGATAAGATTGCCATTAAGGGTGAAGGCCATCAGATGTTCAGTTTGCGCTGA
- a CDS encoding cytochrome c — translation MKISENLPKFFVLGFFGLGIGLFVFRAFQPEAGVNSLTVQLPAFSGEAEAGEVLFNDNCAACHGVNATGTKSGPPLLNDIYNPGHHPDESFYSAAKKGVRRHHWSFGNMPSQPQVTQDEVTLIIRYVRELQTANGITYKPHTM, via the coding sequence ATGAAAATATCTGAAAACCTGCCTAAATTTTTCGTTCTCGGCTTTTTTGGCCTTGGAATAGGCTTGTTCGTCTTCAGGGCCTTTCAGCCTGAAGCCGGGGTGAATAGTCTAACCGTACAGCTGCCAGCATTTTCAGGTGAAGCTGAAGCTGGAGAGGTACTTTTCAATGACAACTGCGCCGCATGTCATGGAGTGAATGCGACAGGAACGAAAAGCGGTCCGCCACTGCTTAATGACATCTACAACCCCGGACATCATCCGGACGAATCCTTTTATTCTGCTGCAAAGAAAGGCGTCAGGCGACATCATTGGTCCTTTGGCAACATGCCGAGTCAACCCCAGGTCACGCAAGACGAAGTGACTTTGATCATACGTTACGTCCGCGAACTGCAAACGGCGAATGGGATCACATACAAACCGCATACCATGTGA